CGCTCATCAGGGCTGGATTGACCATCCTAAGGACGATAACCAAGGTGATAAAACCGGAGCTGGGCATCCCCGCAGTACCCACCGCAGCCAGGGTGGCGGTTAAGACGATCATCAACTGGTCGGCAAAGGAAAGATGAACCCCGAATACCTGAGCAATAAACACCACCGACACCCCCTGGTACAAAGCGGTGCCGTTCATATTCATCGTGGCGCCTAAAGGAAGAACGAAGGCGGCGATATCCTTAGGGACGGAGAGTTCCTCGGTCGCCTTTTTTATATTCACGGGAAGGGCGGCATTGGAGGAAGAGGTGGAAAACGCGATCATCTGCACCTCCCTCACCACCCGAAAGAAGAGGGAGGGCTTGGTACCCCCGAGGAACCTGACCACCAAGGAATAAACGACCACCATAAAGATGAGCATCCCGATGATGGTGACAACCACATACTTACCGAGAGCGATCAGGATGCTGAAGCCGAACTTGCCCGCTACCGAAGCCATCAAGGCGAAAACGGCATAAGGGGCGAGCTTGATGACGATATCGATCAACGAGATCATAACCTCATTTATCCCCTCTAACAATTGAACGACCGGCCTTCGGTATTTCTCCTCTATCCTCGCCAAACCGATGCCGAAGAAGATGGAGAAGAATATTATCGGAAGGAGTTCGGTTTCCGCCATCGATTTT
This is a stretch of genomic DNA from Acidobacteriota bacterium. It encodes these proteins:
- a CDS encoding dicarboxylate/amino acid:cation symporter gives rise to the protein MKIYTKIAIGLLAGAIVGPLVGPKIAVIEPIGQAFIKLIVMLIVPLIMASIIVGTASLGDIRKLGRIGAKTLIFYAVATALAVYFGIFLANVAKPGTGLSPEAKVQLSKQHQSELFSKMKRAERKPSLSEFLLSLIPDNPIKSMAETELLPIIFFSIFFGIGLARIEEKYRRPVVQLLEGINEVMISLIDIVIKLAPYAVFALMASVAGKFGFSILIALGKYVVVTIIGMLIFMVVVYSLVVRFLGGTKPSLFFRVVREVQMIAFSTSSSNAALPVNIKKATEELSVPKDIAAFVLPLGATMNMNGTALYQGVSVVFIAQVFGVHLSFADQLMIVLTATLAAVGTAGMPSSGFITLVIVLRMVNPALMSGLAIILGVERILDMCRTAVNVTGDAACAVYVAESERKRAARKKEAPSEA